Proteins from a genomic interval of Pseudomonas sp. RC10:
- the prfA gene encoding peptide chain release factor 1, protein MKASLLNKLDVLSDRFEELTALLGDAEVISDQTRFRAYSREYAEVEPVIQVYTQLRKVQSDLEGAQALLKDSDPDMREMAVEEVREAKEQLGVLEGELQKMLLPKDPNDGRNVFLEIRAGTGGDEAAIFSGDLFRMYSRYAERRGWRVEILSENEGEHGGFKEVIARVEGDNVYGKLKFESGAHRVQRVPETESQGRIHTSACTVAVLPEPDEKQAIEINPADLRVDTFRSSGAGGQHVNTTDSAIRITHLPTGTVVECQEERSQHKNRARAMSWLAAKLNDQQTAAAANAIASERKLLVGSGDRSERIRTYNFPQGRVTDHRVNLTLYSLDEVLAGGVDAVIEPLLAEYQADQLAALGE, encoded by the coding sequence ATGAAAGCTTCACTGCTCAATAAGCTGGATGTGCTCAGCGACCGATTCGAAGAATTGACCGCGCTGCTGGGCGACGCCGAAGTCATTTCCGATCAGACCAGATTCCGTGCCTATTCCCGTGAATACGCGGAAGTCGAGCCGGTGATCCAGGTCTATACGCAGCTGCGAAAAGTGCAGAGCGACCTCGAAGGCGCCCAGGCGCTGCTCAAGGACAGCGACCCGGACATGCGTGAAATGGCGGTCGAAGAAGTGCGCGAAGCCAAGGAACAACTGGGGGTGCTGGAGGGCGAACTGCAAAAAATGCTGCTGCCCAAAGACCCCAACGACGGCCGCAACGTCTTTCTTGAAATCCGCGCGGGCACCGGGGGTGACGAGGCAGCGATTTTCTCGGGCGACTTGTTCCGCATGTATTCGCGTTACGCCGAGCGCCGGGGATGGCGGGTGGAAATCCTTTCCGAAAACGAAGGCGAGCATGGTGGCTTCAAAGAAGTCATCGCCCGGGTCGAAGGCGACAATGTCTACGGCAAACTGAAGTTCGAGTCGGGTGCGCACCGCGTGCAACGAGTGCCCGAGACCGAATCTCAGGGACGCATTCACACGTCGGCCTGCACGGTCGCGGTGTTGCCTGAGCCGGATGAGAAGCAGGCGATCGAGATCAATCCGGCGGATTTGCGCGTGGATACGTTCCGCTCATCGGGCGCCGGCGGTCAGCACGTCAACACCACCGACTCGGCGATTCGTATCACGCACTTGCCAACCGGCACCGTCGTCGAGTGCCAGGAAGAGCGTTCCCAGCACAAGAACCGCGCCCGGGCCATGTCCTGGTTAGCGGCCAAACTCAACGATCAGCAAACGGCTGCGGCCGCCAACGCTATCGCCAGCGAGCGCAAATTGCTGGTGGGTTCGGGCGACCGTTCGGAGCGGATTCGTACGTATAACTTTCCACAGGGGCGGGTGACGGATCATCGTGTGAACCTGACCTTGTATTCGCTGGATGAAGTTTTGGCCGGCGGGGTCGATGCAGTGATAGAACCGTTGCTTGCCGAGTATCAGGCAGACCAACTTGCGGCACTGGGTGAGTAA
- the prmC gene encoding peptide chain release factor N(5)-glutamine methyltransferase, with protein MTIIASLLRNAELPDSPTARLDAELLLAAALGKPRSFLHTWPERIVSTEAAQAFDGYLQRRRTGEPVAYILGQQGFWNIDLEVATHTLIPRPETEMLVETALELLPGAIPHRLLDLGTGTGAIALSLAKDRPQWNVTAVDRVNEAVELAERNRQRLHLDNASVLRSHWFSAVEGQRFDLILSNPPYIASNDPHLVEGDVRFEPSSALVSGTDGLDDLRLIVSQAPAHLAASGWLLLEHGYDQGAAVRDLLNTHGFEQIQTRRDLGDHERITFGRVPC; from the coding sequence ATGACCATCATCGCCAGCTTGTTAAGAAACGCTGAACTGCCGGATTCTCCGACAGCCCGTCTGGATGCCGAACTGCTGTTGGCGGCTGCCTTGGGCAAGCCGCGCAGCTTTTTGCACACCTGGCCGGAGCGTATTGTCAGCACCGAAGCCGCCCAAGCGTTCGACGGCTATCTGCAGCGTCGTCGCACGGGGGAGCCGGTGGCGTACATTTTGGGGCAACAGGGTTTCTGGAACATCGACCTTGAAGTCGCGACGCACACGCTGATTCCCCGACCGGAAACCGAAATGCTGGTGGAAACCGCATTGGAGTTGCTGCCGGGCGCGATTCCCCATCGCTTGCTCGACCTTGGAACGGGCACGGGGGCTATCGCGCTGTCGCTGGCCAAGGACCGTCCGCAGTGGAACGTCACGGCGGTGGATCGGGTGAACGAGGCGGTGGAGCTTGCCGAGCGCAACCGACAGCGTTTGCACCTGGATAACGCCAGTGTCCTGCGCAGCCACTGGTTCAGCGCTGTCGAGGGCCAGCGGTTCGACCTGATCCTCAGCAACCCACCTTATATAGCGTCCAACGATCCTCACTTGGTAGAAGGCGACGTGCGTTTCGAGCCGAGTAGCGCTTTGGTCTCGGGCACCGATGGCCTCGACGATCTGCGTCTGATCGTGTCACAGGCGCCAGCCCATCTGGCAGCGAGTGGCTGGCTGTTGCTGGAACATGGCTACGATCAGGGCGCCGCAGTGCGCGATCTGCTCAACACCCATGGCTTCGAACAGATCCAGACCCGCCGCGATCTGGGGGATCACGAACGCATCACTTTCGGGCGCGTGCCGTGCTGA
- a CDS encoding molybdopterin-synthase adenylyltransferase MoeB, with amino-acid sequence MLSDEELLRYSRQILLQQVDIDGQMRLKQSRALIVGVGGLGSPVALYLAAAGVGELHLADFDTVDLTNLQRQIIHDTQSVGQGKVDSAMARLTAINPAVKLVPHRVALDEDSLTAAVDAVDLVLDCSDNFTTREAVNAACVAAAKPLVSGAAIRLEGQLSVFDPRRADSPCYHCLYGHGSESELTCSEAGVIGPLVGLVGSLQALEALKLLAGFGDPMVGRLLLIDALGTRFRELKVKRDPGCSVCGAAHG; translated from the coding sequence GTGCTGAGCGACGAAGAACTGCTGCGCTACAGTCGGCAGATTCTGCTGCAACAGGTCGACATCGACGGCCAGATGCGCCTCAAGCAGAGCCGTGCGCTGATCGTCGGCGTCGGCGGACTGGGTTCGCCGGTCGCGCTGTACCTGGCCGCTGCCGGGGTCGGGGAGTTGCACCTCGCGGACTTCGACACGGTCGATCTGACCAACCTGCAACGTCAGATCATTCACGACACCCAGAGCGTCGGGCAGGGCAAAGTCGATTCCGCGATGGCCCGGCTGACCGCGATCAACCCGGCCGTGAAGCTGGTGCCCCATCGTGTGGCGCTGGATGAAGATTCGCTGACTGCGGCGGTCGACGCCGTGGATCTGGTGCTCGACTGTTCCGACAATTTCACCACCCGCGAGGCCGTCAACGCGGCATGCGTCGCTGCGGCTAAACCGCTGGTGAGTGGTGCTGCGATTCGGCTGGAAGGGCAGCTCTCGGTGTTCGACCCGCGTCGCGCCGACAGCCCGTGCTATCACTGCCTGTATGGACACGGAAGTGAGAGCGAACTGACGTGCAGCGAAGCCGGTGTCATCGGTCCGCTGGTCGGGCTGGTGGGCAGCCTGCAAGCCCTTGAAGCGCTTAAACTGCTGGCCGGTTTTGGCGATCCGATGGTGGGGCGGTTGCTGTTGATCGACGCCTTGGGCACGCGATTCCGCGAACTGAAAGTCAAACGTGATCCGGGTTGCAGTGTCTGCGGTGCAGCCCATGGCTAG
- the murI gene encoding glutamate racemase, with amino-acid sequence MARDNDAPVGVFDSGVGGLSVLGEIHQLLPNESLLYVADCGHIPYGEKTPEFIRQRCVDIAEFFREQGAKALVIACNTATVAGVADLRQRYPDWPLVGMEPAVKPAAAATKSGVVGVLATTGTLQSAKFAALLDRFATDVHVITQPCPGLVELIETGDLVSPVIRQLLQGYVDPLLAAGCDTIILGCTHYPFLKPLLREMIPASITLIDTGAAVARQLQRLLIQRDLLASGRPLPTQFWTSGSPDNFRNILPLLWKKSDSVRSFIS; translated from the coding sequence ATGGCTAGAGACAACGACGCGCCGGTGGGTGTGTTCGATTCCGGCGTCGGCGGGCTGTCGGTGCTGGGTGAAATTCATCAACTGCTGCCTAATGAATCCCTGCTGTACGTTGCCGACTGCGGGCATATCCCCTACGGCGAAAAAACCCCAGAGTTCATTCGCCAGCGTTGCGTCGATATCGCAGAATTTTTTCGCGAACAAGGCGCCAAGGCCTTGGTGATCGCCTGTAACACGGCCACTGTGGCAGGGGTCGCCGATCTGCGTCAGCGTTACCCGGATTGGCCCTTGGTCGGCATGGAGCCTGCGGTCAAACCCGCTGCGGCAGCGACTAAAAGCGGCGTAGTGGGCGTGCTGGCAACCACCGGGACCCTGCAAAGCGCGAAGTTCGCGGCATTGCTGGACCGTTTCGCAACGGACGTTCACGTGATTACCCAACCTTGTCCGGGGCTTGTCGAGCTGATCGAAACCGGTGACTTGGTCAGCCCGGTCATTCGCCAGTTATTGCAAGGTTACGTGGACCCACTGCTGGCGGCGGGTTGCGACACCATCATCCTCGGTTGCACCCACTACCCATTCCTCAAACCGCTGCTGCGCGAGATGATTCCGGCGTCGATCACCCTGATCGATACGGGCGCTGCAGTTGCCCGTCAACTCCAGCGGCTACTCATTCAGCGGGACCTTCTCGCCAGCGGAAGGCCTCTGCCAACGCAGTTCTGGACGAGCGGCAGTCCGGATAATTTCAGAAACATCCTACCGTTGCTATGGAAAAAATCTGACAGTGTGCGAAGCTTCATCTCGTGA
- a CDS encoding acyloxyacyl hydrolase has protein sequence MKRLFCLAAIAAALSGQSAIAQADGVEFSVGHTGESTMTYRLGAQFDWDKSWWQTSVGRLTGYWSGAYTYWEGDKNASNNSLSFSPVFVYEFAGDSVKPYIEAGIGGAVFQRTEVEGNKMGSAFQFEDRLGFGLRFAGGHEVGLRATHYSNGGMTSDNDGIESYAIHYTMPF, from the coding sequence ATGAAGCGACTGTTTTGTTTGGCTGCGATTGCGGCTGCGTTGTCGGGGCAAAGTGCGATTGCACAGGCTGATGGGGTTGAGTTCTCAGTGGGGCACACTGGCGAGTCGACCATGACCTATCGTCTGGGCGCGCAGTTTGATTGGGATAAAAGCTGGTGGCAGACCAGCGTCGGTCGTCTGACCGGTTACTGGAGTGGCGCCTATACCTATTGGGAAGGTGACAAGAACGCGAGCAACAACAGCCTGTCGTTCTCTCCGGTGTTCGTTTATGAGTTCGCTGGCGACAGCGTCAAACCCTATATCGAAGCCGGTATCGGTGGTGCTGTATTCCAGCGCACCGAAGTCGAAGGCAACAAAATGGGCAGCGCGTTCCAGTTCGAGGACCGCTTGGGCTTTGGCCTGCGCTTTGCCGGTGGACATGAAGTGGGCCTGCGTGCCACTCACTACTCCAATGGCGGCATGACCAGCGACAACGACGGGATCGAAAGCTACGCCATCCATTACACGATGCCGTTCTAA
- a CDS encoding YkgJ family cysteine cluster protein, whose translation MTAIPLLQLPVTPVEPAVTCSTCAACCCQLEVMLITDTGVPERFIDTDDWGGEVMLRLDDGWCAALDRDTMRCTIYDRRPLICREFEMGSPECITEREGIATAYV comes from the coding sequence ATGACTGCCATCCCCCTGCTTCAACTCCCCGTCACGCCTGTCGAGCCTGCCGTAACGTGCTCAACCTGCGCCGCTTGCTGCTGTCAGCTGGAAGTGATGCTGATCACCGACACGGGCGTGCCCGAACGCTTCATCGACACTGACGATTGGGGCGGTGAGGTGATGCTGCGCCTGGATGACGGCTGGTGCGCGGCACTGGATCGCGACACGATGCGGTGCACGATCTACGACCGAAGGCCGCTGATCTGCAGGGAATTCGAGATGGGTTCGCCGGAGTGCATCACCGAGCGGGAAGGGATTGCGACGGCGTACGTGTGA
- a CDS encoding DUF2878 domain-containing protein, whose product MLKKLANAALFQIGWFTCVLGGNSGWLLLVLAILLVHLWLIGSWQAEGKLLMTVFALGCVIDSALIKVGVFDFGEAGRVIPLWLALLWPLLATTLGHCLAWTARPWWLGSVLGAVGGPASYIAGSHLTYVHLPLGVWPSAFIIGAIWAVVFPLLHWLAAWFRQAHRHEASA is encoded by the coding sequence ATGCTTAAAAAGCTGGCCAACGCGGCGCTGTTTCAGATCGGCTGGTTCACCTGTGTGCTGGGTGGAAACAGCGGGTGGCTGTTGCTCGTGCTTGCGATTTTGCTGGTCCATTTGTGGCTGATCGGCTCTTGGCAGGCCGAGGGCAAATTGCTGATGACGGTGTTCGCGCTGGGCTGCGTGATCGACAGTGCGTTGATCAAAGTCGGGGTGTTCGATTTTGGCGAAGCCGGTCGCGTCATTCCATTGTGGCTGGCCTTGCTCTGGCCCTTGCTCGCGACAACCTTGGGGCACTGCCTGGCATGGACGGCTCGGCCGTGGTGGCTGGGCAGTGTGCTGGGGGCGGTCGGCGGCCCGGCGTCCTACATCGCGGGGTCTCACCTGACCTATGTTCATTTGCCATTAGGCGTGTGGCCGAGTGCATTCATCATCGGCGCAATCTGGGCGGTGGTTTTTCCGTTGCTGCATTGGCTGGCGGCTTGGTTCCGTCAAGCACACCGCCACGAAGCGTCCGCTTGA